One segment of Planctomycetia bacterium DNA contains the following:
- a CDS encoding ABC transporter ATP-binding protein, whose protein sequence is MAGTVQSSRAAAPAAGAAIDIRGVEKVFRGRGRIRALQGVDLQVDRGEIFGLLGPNGAGKSTLVKILTSIVAATHAEGTVLGMPVGHKPTLARVGYLPEHHRFPDYLTGSQVLDHFAALSGVPRATRRARQAELLDLVGMREWAGKPVRQYSKGMRQRIGIAQALMNDPDLVILDEPTDGVDPVGRRGIRWLVQRLKEQGKTVLLNSHLLGELELICDRVAILVRGRVVRQGTIAALTRDSSRYEVTVRGGPPGWVEAGRCVPGAEDSTRFTVAADEPEPLQPVIDRLRAEGRTIVSVIPVRESLEDLFMRAVGTGNGDGLTGREAAP, encoded by the coding sequence ATGGCCGGCACCGTCCAGTCCTCCCGCGCCGCCGCCCCCGCGGCCGGCGCGGCGATCGACATCCGCGGCGTGGAGAAGGTGTTTCGCGGCCGCGGCCGGATCCGCGCCCTGCAGGGGGTCGACTTGCAGGTCGACCGCGGTGAGATCTTCGGACTCCTCGGCCCCAACGGCGCCGGCAAGAGCACGCTCGTGAAGATCCTGACCTCGATCGTGGCCGCAACCCATGCCGAGGGAACCGTCCTCGGCATGCCGGTGGGCCACAAGCCGACGCTGGCCCGGGTCGGCTACCTCCCCGAGCACCATCGCTTTCCCGACTATCTCACCGGCAGCCAGGTGCTCGACCACTTCGCCGCCCTGTCCGGCGTGCCGCGGGCGACCCGCCGCGCCCGGCAGGCCGAACTCCTCGACCTCGTCGGCATGCGGGAATGGGCCGGCAAACCGGTGCGGCAGTACAGCAAGGGGATGCGGCAGCGGATCGGCATCGCGCAGGCGCTGATGAACGACCCCGACCTCGTGATCCTCGACGAGCCCACCGACGGCGTCGATCCGGTCGGCCGGCGCGGCATCCGCTGGCTCGTCCAGCGGCTCAAGGAGCAGGGCAAGACCGTGCTCCTCAATTCCCACCTCCTCGGCGAGTTGGAGCTGATCTGCGACCGCGTCGCGATCCTCGTCCGCGGCCGCGTCGTCCGCCAGGGGACGATCGCCGCGCTGACCCGCGACTCGAGCCGCTACGAGGTCACGGTTCGCGGCGGCCCGCCCGGCTGGGTGGAGGCCGGCCGCTGCGTCCCCGGCGCCGAGGATTCCACCCGGTTCACGGTCGCGGCCGACGAGCCGGAGCCCCTGCAGCCGGTGATCGACCGGCTCCGGGCCGAGGGGCGGACGATCGTCTCCGTCATTCCCGTCCGCGAGTCGCTGGAGGACCTGTTCATGCGGGCGGTCGGCACCGGCAACGGTGACGGGCTCACCGGCCGGGAGGCGGCTCCATGA
- a CDS encoding heme peroxidase yields MSETVARPSAPLAPGRPGHADRAAAHQAVETATQPCTGWHVTHSFYAFDRGRLATLSPAARAEGARQFAAALDPTDPGAPTRLQTWLVPGHKADFGIMAMDPAPLRVDAVHQRLLAGPLGEALRPTYSFVSLTEVSEYVPTVEQYGQRLVAEGEVLDSPSYRAKVQGYAAREDQMRLARLEPELPPWPNACFYPMNKKREVGENWFTLPFSERSRLMAEHGRTGMSFGGRVTQLITVSVGLDDWEWGVTLWARRPDWLKEIVYTMRFDEASARYAEFGPFYTGYVATADNVLDHCRVRAG; encoded by the coding sequence GTGTCCGAGACCGTCGCCCGTCCGTCCGCCCCCCTGGCCCCCGGTCGCCCCGGCCATGCCGATCGCGCCGCCGCCCACCAGGCCGTGGAGACGGCCACGCAGCCCTGCACCGGCTGGCACGTCACGCACTCCTTTTATGCGTTCGACCGCGGCCGGCTCGCGACCCTCTCGCCGGCCGCCCGGGCCGAGGGGGCCCGGCAGTTCGCCGCCGCCCTCGACCCGACCGACCCCGGGGCTCCGACCCGGCTTCAGACCTGGCTCGTCCCCGGCCACAAGGCCGACTTCGGCATCATGGCGATGGACCCGGCCCCGCTCCGCGTCGATGCGGTCCACCAGCGGCTCCTTGCCGGCCCGCTCGGGGAGGCGCTGCGGCCCACCTATTCGTTCGTCAGCCTCACCGAAGTCAGCGAGTACGTGCCCACGGTCGAGCAGTATGGCCAGCGGCTCGTGGCCGAGGGAGAGGTTCTCGACAGCCCCTCCTACCGGGCCAAGGTGCAGGGCTACGCCGCCCGCGAAGACCAGATGCGGCTCGCCAGGCTCGAGCCCGAACTCCCCCCCTGGCCCAACGCCTGCTTCTACCCGATGAACAAGAAGCGCGAGGTGGGGGAGAACTGGTTCACGCTGCCGTTCTCCGAGCGCAGCCGGCTGATGGCTGAGCATGGCCGCACCGGCATGTCGTTCGGCGGCCGTGTCACGCAGCTGATCACCGTGTCGGTGGGGCTCGACGACTGGGAGTGGGGCGTGACGCTCTGGGCCCGCCGGCCCGACTGGCTGAAGGAGATCGTGTACACGATGCGGTTCGACGAGGCGAGCGCCCGCTACGCCGAGTTCGGCCCCTTCTACACAGGCTACGTCGCCACGGCGGACAACGTCCTCGACCACTGCCGCGTCCGCGCCGGCTGA
- a CDS encoding NAD-dependent epimerase, whose product MVVRTVFLTGASGFVGTHVAEELLRRGCEVRCLIRPGASAAHLDRPGVVRITGTLEDPDGYRDAIRGCDTVLHLAGAVAARTKRAMLRTNGRGTARLADACAAVETPPRLVAVSSLAAAGPPCRDRAIRDEADSPAPVSIYGRSKRAGETALERRAGRLPVTIVRPGIVFGPRDRQGAAVFRAIQRTGLHVVVGFRTPRLSLIHVDDLVDLLLRAAENGETLTPPGAGASTGRGMYFACDDREHPTYWQFGQRVAGALGKRVLVWPLWRCVGRMVGAGADLVSTATGTVQLLSLDKVREATAWSWACSAAKARTQLGFAPALPLDDRLRQTANWFREQGWL is encoded by the coding sequence ATGGTCGTCCGCACCGTGTTTCTCACCGGAGCCTCGGGGTTCGTCGGCACGCACGTCGCCGAAGAACTGCTGCGCCGGGGCTGCGAGGTCCGCTGCCTGATCCGGCCCGGGGCGTCCGCGGCCCATCTCGACCGTCCCGGCGTCGTCCGTATCACCGGCACGCTCGAAGACCCGGACGGTTACCGCGACGCGATCCGAGGCTGCGACACCGTGCTGCATCTGGCCGGTGCCGTCGCCGCCCGGACCAAGCGAGCGATGCTGCGGACCAACGGCCGCGGCACCGCCCGGCTCGCCGACGCCTGCGCGGCGGTCGAGACGCCGCCGCGGCTCGTCGCCGTGTCGAGCCTCGCCGCCGCCGGCCCGCCGTGCCGCGACCGGGCCATCCGCGACGAGGCGGATTCGCCGGCGCCGGTCTCGATCTACGGCCGCAGCAAGCGGGCGGGCGAAACGGCGCTCGAGCGCCGCGCCGGCCGGCTCCCCGTGACGATCGTCAGGCCGGGCATCGTCTTCGGTCCGCGGGACAGGCAGGGAGCGGCGGTGTTCCGGGCGATCCAGCGGACCGGGCTGCACGTCGTCGTCGGCTTCAGGACGCCGCGGCTGTCGCTGATCCACGTCGACGACCTCGTCGACCTGCTCCTGCGCGCGGCCGAAAATGGAGAGACGCTCACGCCGCCCGGTGCCGGTGCCAGCACCGGGCGGGGCATGTACTTCGCCTGCGACGACCGGGAGCATCCCACCTACTGGCAGTTCGGCCAGCGGGTGGCCGGCGCCCTCGGCAAACGCGTGCTGGTCTGGCCGCTGTGGCGGTGCGTCGGCCGCATGGTGGGGGCCGGCGCTGACCTGGTGTCGACGGCGACGGGCACCGTGCAGCTTTTGTCGCTCGACAAGGTTCGCGAGGCGACCGCCTGGAGCTGGGCCTGCTCGGCGGCCAAGGCCCGCACGCAGCTCGGCTTCGCCCCCGCGCTGCCCCTCGACGACCGGCTGCGGCAGACCGCGAACTGGTTCCGGGAGCAGGGCTGGCTGTGA
- a CDS encoding YggS family pyridoxal phosphate enzyme, producing MTGPDPLAEARARCRDNLAQIRERIAAACGRAGRDPRSVTLVVATKSVGATAVALLHETGCRDLAESRPQALWAKAAAAADLEPPVRWHLIGHLQRNKIRRTLPHLALIHSLDSLRLLTALDAEAAAVGKVQEALVEVNLGADPNRTGADEAEAERIVTTAAGLRHVIVRGLMGMASVPDGDPNAARRDFARLREFRDRLAGTVGGADRLRDLSMGMSGDYEEAILEGATLVRLGSAVVAGLPDD from the coding sequence ATGACCGGTCCCGATCCGCTGGCCGAGGCCCGGGCCCGCTGCCGCGACAACCTCGCGCAGATCCGGGAGCGGATCGCGGCGGCCTGCGGTCGGGCCGGCCGCGACCCGCGCAGCGTGACCCTCGTCGTGGCCACGAAGTCGGTCGGCGCCACGGCCGTGGCCCTGCTCCACGAGACCGGCTGCCGCGACCTGGCCGAGAGCCGGCCGCAGGCCCTGTGGGCGAAGGCGGCGGCCGCGGCCGACCTCGAGCCGCCGGTCCGCTGGCATCTGATCGGCCACCTGCAGCGCAACAAGATCCGGCGCACGCTGCCCCACCTCGCCCTCATCCATTCGCTCGACAGCCTGCGGCTGCTCACGGCCCTCGACGCCGAGGCGGCGGCGGTGGGGAAGGTGCAGGAGGCGCTCGTGGAGGTGAATCTCGGCGCCGACCCGAACCGCACCGGCGCCGACGAGGCGGAGGCGGAGCGGATCGTGACGACGGCGGCCGGTCTGCGGCACGTGATCGTCCGCGGCCTGATGGGCATGGCGAGCGTGCCGGACGGCGACCCCAACGCGGCCCGACGCGATTTCGCCCGGCTGCGCGAGTTCCGCGACCGGCTCGCCGGCACGGTCGGCGGCGCGGACCGGCTGCGCGACCTGTCGATGGGCATGAGCGGCGACTACGAGGAGGCGATCCTCGAGGGGGCGACGCTCGTCCGGCTCGGTTCGGCGGTCGTCGCCGGCCTGCCGGACGACTGA